One Glycine soja cultivar W05 chromosome 7, ASM419377v2, whole genome shotgun sequence genomic window, tttattttttaaaaaattgccgttaatggaagttttagtaacttccatgtaacttccaaccgttgatggaagttagtaacttccatgtaacttccaaccttttgcctaaaccgaacatctcgttattacattaaaacaagcgtgcactcttattttaacataataaagagatcaattacactaaaatgtccaacactTCCTTCATATGTGGAGTAAATGTCCAAATGAAAAGATTCATTTTGTCTCACTTATTTAAGTGGAGAGAGATCAAATTAAGATGAGAGAGAAACtcatttgagagaaaaaaaataattacaaaacattgagagagaaaggagagagaaaatcaTTGTAATTTTTGCACACCCACCCAAGAGCGTTTTGGAGATTGCAATTGCGgattcgttcaccgttggatcggaCTGATTTTTGGACAGCAGGTTTTACACATGTAATAATTCAAATTGCCTGGTTCGATTGTCAAAATGATATCTAGAAAGGGAGATAAGTGTTTCGCATTTTCTGCTCTGCATTTTAGAGTTTCATGTCTCTATTGTAAGCATTGATACTCTATTTTGACTTGAGTGTAATTTTTACCCTTAAATTGAGGGATTTTTCACGTTAAACAAATTGTGTCTCttgtgtgtttttaatttttatcttgcattttatattttattggtgCTCCTATGCaagtttgaaaaaatttatttttgttatctattactttattattgaatttgttattgctttgatttgttttgtgcatcacAAACATGGAACAAGTGATAGAGATTCTCATTAGCATAAAGCCAGGAGATACGAAACAAACTCTTACTCATTAAAAGGTATGAGAAAACCATATTATgcacttttcctttttctcttggTTTTCTAGCTTCTGTTTGTGTGTTTTTGTCAACAGACCCAgggtaaaaggtttttttttctgtttttttcatACTCTTGTCTTGTAATTCAGAGATCTCAGTTTTGAAAATCTTTCACGGTGCTGAACTTGAAGAAGCTACTAACAATTTTGACACTTGCCTTGGAAAGGGAGGGTATGGAAGCATATACTATGGTGAGAGGCTAATTAGTCCGCATATTTTAAATCAGTGTTCCCTGTAAGAAATATGCATATATCTATGTTTGTTCTGATGCATGCCAATGTATTAGGAAAACTTGGGCGAGAGGTTGCAGTAAAATGTTTCCATGTTGAGAACGAGACAGAAGAGACCATTAAGCAATTCATGAAAGAAACTGCAATCTTAAGTCTCCTGCACCATCAAAATCTGGTTTCACTTTAGGGTCGCACTTCTCGCAATTGCAACAAACACATGCTAGTTTACGAGTACATCTCCAATGGCACTCTTACTAACATCTTCACGAATCTTCTGGTGGTAAACTACCATAGCATAATAGATTGAATATTGCCGTTGAAACTTCTGCTGCCTTGGTATTTCTTCATGACTCAGGTATCATCCACCATGATGTAAAAGGGAGTAATATTCTGCTGGCCGGATGAAAATTTTACTGTCAAAGTTGCAGATTTTGGATTCTCACGGTCTCTTTCCAGGTCATGCTACTCATGTTTCAACTATTCCAGTAGGAACTCGTGCTTACATAGATCCTGACTACTATGAATCTGGAAGggtcagtcacaaaagtgatgTCTATAGTTTTGGGTTGGTCTTGTTCAAACTCATATCATCCATCCGCCAAGTTTAATGGAAGGCACAAATGATGATACTCTCACACAGTATGCAAAgagaaaaattttaaacaagCAATTCAACGAGGTAGTGGATCCAAGTTTTTGGTTAGGTTCTAATAAAATCATTTCTTTATAATTCATTTGTGTTTTGAACAAGATTTATTAGATTAACATGAGAATTAGATTGTTAGAAATGTTCTGTCATGTTTTGATCTCATAAGCTTATTAGGTGTTGATGATTAtaacacatatatatgtatatgaattgttaaaataaattaggaattaatagttcaaataataatattaaattaaaggaaattaatatattaagattcaatgataaatacttttaatgtatttttagtttaattatttgttaattttttaattgaaaataatataatttgatttaatatatatgtgttttgtgccatgtaaatattaatattgtgtgatgtttatatgattcatgagatttgataatatattgcgttgggattataacattgtgattgagattgagtgtatgtgataaattgagtatgtgttgaattgtaagataTATGTGTATTGAGGTTTTGtacgcattgagttgtgagttatgaattgtacaatcacataACTGTAAGACCATTTAAGGGCAAAAATTTAATGaacgacgagtattgtgatgtgATCCACTGAGGGAACTCGatgagttgaatcactttgagacACGAtgggttaaaataattttaaaaataattgagtaaTTATGTGAATTGCATAGTTCAAACTTCAATGGCACATGTATGATTTTAAATGTCTGTTTTAATGAGATGATTAGTCATATgaatataacatattaatattattattgtgagaTATGTATATAATGCATGAGGTGTGATAATGTGATGTCTTGGAATTATGAAAGTGTGATGAATTGTAtgtaagtgacaagttgagtatgtgttaaattgtgagatcacacATATATTGAGATGTTTGTGTGAATTGAGTTGTTAACTATGCTCCGTAAATTCACACGATTGTAAGATCCTTTAAAGGTGACGAGTTAATGTgcaacgagtattgtgatggaatCTACTGTGAGAACCcgacgagttgaatcactttgagacgcgacgagttaaaattattttgagaacaattgaggagtcgtatGTTTTCTATAATTCATAGAAAAAGCCTACGTGTTAAAATGATTTCtgggttggacttgaatcaggagGGGAAGACCCTGGTagactcttcggagtctaggcatTGGGGTAAATACACTTGGTTTGAGTGTTTCTTTAAACTTGTGCCGATCTCATATGATtgaagcattctcgcaaaacagcgtgATCCTGACTAGTTTTCCTATGATTTTGCCTAGTGATAGTGACCTTGACTTACTAGTGTATGGCCtgccttgtcatgtactcctaggcgtccgacgaggtttttcactgacatggtaccacattgtatatatgattgagtcttatgtatctgttgcataacaCTAGTATAATGATGATTGTGACTTGTTATGTAATGGTATTTAATGAATTGTGTAAGTGTGAGATGTGATATTGTATTTGAGATGTGTTGTCTTGAATATGTGATTAATCGTGAAGGCGCAAAAtgtaatttgtgattaaattttaGGACAAGTGATGTTATGTGTTGAGTGTTGAAATGATACAAATTGTGTCAAAGTTGAGTCTTGTTATACCTATATTGgtgttataattatattattgttatgtTTATATCATATTTGTATGCTTTTATTTATCTCTGTTTGTTGATGAATGTGAtgactcactccccgtgtgttgtttgtatttggatccTGCGATGATCTCAAACCTTGTGTTCTGTGAGTAGATGACTAGGTAGATTACTTTAAGGAACCTCGTGCTAAAGAATGTCGGAATGCAATGCTCTCATAGGATGTGAAATTGGGGCATAAGTTTCTGTTTGAATTACATGATATTCTGaacatattattttactttattttattctgcttAACATGAATTCTTTTGTTAATTAAACGACCTTGTTTGGAGCTGAAAATATTTATGAGAAGTTTTGTTTAGTAACACtgaagtgaatgtgaatatTTTATCCACATAGATTTACTTACGATTTTATTgaatacaattaatttaattagatttcacgttttatatatttttctcatttatatgcatattgggATAGAGGGTCTCAGTATGAAATAGATTATGTTGTGAGAAAAATACTCACCTTGTGTACACTCGCGACCCCAAAAGAAGATTAATCACTTTTAGACTACAGATACTTATTATTCTTCAGCAGCATGGTTGCCATTTGCAGAATTCTTTAGTGTAGACATCAATTGTAGTAATTGTTTCACGTTGTGTTTATTAGCGGGCTGGAAAAATGGTGTGGGATGGAAAGTTGTATGGGTATGCCATTCTTGGCTTTCTAGACAACATGCTTTGTGTATATGAGTTTGGCACTTCTTGTGctgaatgtaatttttaataaaaaaaattacttagggaaaatttaatttaaaatatatatttatttttctgttttggatTTCTATGGATGAGTTCTGCAGAATTTGTGACTGGCTAGCAAACTAACAGTGTGGGATTGCAATGTGGAATTGAAAAGGCAATGTTAAGACCtagaaatttgtttttttattattaatattaattactgtactatttattatttttctataacaGATAGTTTTATCAAATTGAATCTCTTAActaattgtaaattaaaaaatcactaatatatataaatactaattaaataCAATTTCAAATTATCAACTACTCAATAATAGAGCCTgtaataaagaatataaaaacattGCTTCTTGAGCTTTGTATATAGAACCACTGTaatacaaaattcaaaaacattgtttcttgAGCTTTGTATATAGAACTATACTGTAATGCAAAATTCAAATGCTAACAACATCCaaatcttaaaagaaaaaataaattttaagacaaATTGATAATATCTTTAAATCTAAACTTAACATTCTAAATATTTCaaacataaataacaaatttctAATGACATCAATTTGAGTAAATTGATAGGATCTTTTAAGTTTAAACCTAATGGGTTATGATCCTAAAGTTCGAGGACTAGGAGACCTCCAGAAAAAGAGAATTAAAGAGAAGAAATTCTGATTATATTTCTCTGCTTCTCCTTACATATGATTGATTTCTTTATATAGAGGTTTAGTGCTAACAACATTCCTATTGATTATGATTACAGGGCATAACAGAAAAGATTTGCTCATAACAGAATTATAAAAATAGCAGACAAGGTGATCTTTGGGAGCCAATAACATCCTGCCACATCAGCATTCTTTTAGTCAGGATATTACCCGTGATCCTTCAGATAATGATTGTGCTTCTGCTGGTGCTGCTTGCAATTGTGGTGCCTCATGTGTTCTATTCATAACATAGTGTATGCGCCATTTTGTACcccactaaaaaaaataaagattatgtTACCTGGTTGAATCCCCATGTTCCTTTCCTTATGCCCTCAAGGGTATCTAGCACCTGTTTCATGGATGGTCTGAGTTCCTTGGGACACTGCACACACTGAAATGCTAACTCTGCCACTGCTGTTATCATTTCCATAATGTTTTTGTCAGAACCAAACAGAAAACTTGGATCCACCACTGCGTTTAATTCCTTGTTTAAGATTTTTCTCTTTGCAAACTGTGCAAGACTAACATAATCTGTGCCTTCCATTAATCTTGGGGGGTTGGATGATATGAGTTCAAACAAGACCACCCCAAAGCTATAGACATCACTTTTGTCACTGACCCTTCCTGAGTCATAGTAGTCAGGATCTATGTAAGCACGAGTTCCTACTGGAATAGTTGAAACGTGCGTAACATAATCTGGAAGAGACCGTGAGAGTCCAAAATCTGCAACTTTAACAGTAAAATTTTCATCCAACAGAATATTACTCCCTTTTACATCACGGTGGATGATACCTGAGTCATGAAGAAATACCAAGGCAGCAGCAGTTTCTATGGCAATGTTGAATCTAGTCTGCCATGGTAGTTTACCACAAGAAGATTCATGAAGATGTTTAGAAAGAGTGCCGTTGGAAATGTACTCGTACACTAGCATGTGTTTGTTGCAATGGCAAGAAGTGCGGCCATAAAGTGAAACCAGATTTTGATGGTGCAGGAGACTTAAGATCTCAGTTTCTTTCATGAATTGATTAATGGTCTTTTCTGTCTCGTTCTCATCATGAAAACGTTTTACTGCAACCTCTCTCCCATCTTGAAGTTTTCCTATAATACAATGGCACTACATCAGAACAAGTATAGATATGTGCATATTTCTCACAGGGGAggcttatttaaaatatgtagaATAATTAGCTTCTCACCATAGTACACAGAGCCATACCCTCCCTTTCCAAGGAAAGTGCCAAAATTGTTAGTAGCTTCTTCAAGTTCAGCATGGTGGAAGATTTTCAAAGCTGAGATGTGAGTATTATAAGACATGAGCAAAAAACTTTTATCCCCAGTCTGTTGACACCAAAAGCCCATAAAAGCAAGAAATCCATGAGAAAGGAAAAGGTAAAAAGATGGCCTTATTATACCTTTTATCGAGTTTGTTTCGTATCTCCCTTGCTTTATGCCATTGAGAATCTCTAGCACATGTTCCATGTTTGGCCTTAGATCTTGTGGACATTGCATGCACAAAGCTGCAAGCTCAGCTGTAGCAGTCATCATACTCTTGATCTTAAGGTTTGATTGGAAGCCAAGTCTTGGATCCAACAATTCCACCAAAGCttggttttcaatttttctgTTTAAAAGGGTAGCAAGATTTTCCTCTTCATTCAGAACCCAATATTTTGCCAGCTTCGATGATAGAAGCTCACA contains:
- the LOC114418636 gene encoding LEAF RUST 10 DISEASE-RESISTANCE LOCUS RECEPTOR-LIKE PROTEIN KINASE-like 1.2 isoform X2 gives rise to the protein MKFGCKLFECCFTSSSSDKFPEHSKLKWRIFPYKDLAKVTNNFDQSHCLGKRGFTTEYYGKFEDGCEITVQRFKEDKRYILQQFINETVILNYLPHKNIVSIYGYASHHEESLLVHEYLSNGNLAAHLQSEIAKSSKIPWLTRLDIAIDTANALDYLHYHGIIHRNVKSSNILLDANFSAKVANLHLSRKLPDGVPVHATHVTTDIIGSGGYVDPEYMTKGWLSVKNDVYSFGVVLCELLSSKLAKYWVLNEEENLATLLNRKIENQALVELLDPRLGFQSNLKIKSMMTATAELAALCMQCPQDLRPNMEHVLEILNGIKQGRYETNSIKALKIFHHAELEEATNNFGTFLGKGGYGSVYYGKLQDGREVAVKRFHDENETEKTINQFMKETEILSLLHHQNLVSLYGRTSCHCNKHMLVYEYISNGTLSKHLHESSCGKLPWQTRFNIAIETAAALVFLHDSGIIHRDVKGSNILLDENFTVKVADFGLSRSLPDYVTHVSTIPVGTRAYIDPDYYDSGRVSDKSDVYSFGVVLFELISSNPPRLMEGTDYVSLAQFAKRKILNKELNAVVDPSFLFGSDKNIMEMITAVAELAFQCVQCPKELRPSMKQVLDTLEGIRKGTWGFNQVT
- the LOC114418636 gene encoding leucine-rich repeat receptor-like serine/threonine-protein kinase At1g17230 isoform X1; the encoded protein is MKFGCKLFECCFTSSSSDKFPEHSKLKWRIFPYKDLAKVTNNFDQSHCLGKRGFTTEYYGKFEDGCEITVQRFKEDKRYILQQFINETVILNYLPHKNIVSIYGYASHHEESLLVHEYLSNGNLAAHLQSEIAKSSKIPWLTRLDIAIDTANALDYLHYHGIIHRNVKSSNILLDANFSAKVANLHLSRKLPDGVPVHATHVTTDIIGSGGYVDPEYMTKGWLSVKNDVYSFGVVLCELLSSKLAKYWVLNEEENLATLLNRKIENQALVELLDPRLGFQSNLKIKSMMTATAELAALCMQCPQDLRPNMEHVLEILNGIKQGRYETNSIKGIIRPSFYLFLSHGFLAFMGFWCQQTGDKSFLLMSYNTHISALKIFHHAELEEATNNFGTFLGKGGYGSVYYGKLQDGREVAVKRFHDENETEKTINQFMKETEILSLLHHQNLVSLYGRTSCHCNKHMLVYEYISNGTLSKHLHESSCGKLPWQTRFNIAIETAAALVFLHDSGIIHRDVKGSNILLDENFTVKVADFGLSRSLPDYVTHVSTIPVGTRAYIDPDYYDSGRVSDKSDVYSFGVVLFELISSNPPRLMEGTDYVSLAQFAKRKILNKELNAVVDPSFLFGSDKNIMEMITAVAELAFQCVQCPKELRPSMKQVLDTLEGIRKGTWGFNQVT